A genomic segment from Clostridium pasteurianum BC1 encodes:
- a CDS encoding YdcF family protein: protein MIYFIKFLYSTFILPPGIFILFLIIFSIKLFKHKAKLGKNLLLLTFIFYIFTIPLVDNSIIGLLENKYPVSKNPKGDVIIMLGGGATLDTPNLGFNGHLSGFAANRLITTVELYQKLNVPIIISGGKVFKSTGTESEISKNILITMGIPENKIIIENQSINTTENAKYTKKILDKYNLKNPILVTSAFHMPRAVLQFKKFNTTVLPFPTDYQTNIKGSFELNDFVPSSNALLELSLSVKEFIGILASKSY, encoded by the coding sequence TTGATTTATTTTATAAAATTTTTATATTCAACTTTTATTCTACCTCCAGGAATCTTCATATTATTTCTTATAATATTTAGTATTAAACTATTTAAACACAAAGCTAAACTTGGCAAAAATTTATTGTTATTAACTTTTATTTTTTATATTTTTACTATACCTCTTGTAGATAATTCTATAATAGGATTATTAGAAAATAAGTACCCTGTATCAAAAAATCCAAAAGGAGATGTAATTATAATGCTTGGTGGTGGAGCAACTCTAGATACTCCAAATCTAGGCTTTAATGGTCATCTATCTGGTTTTGCTGCAAATCGACTTATCACCACTGTGGAATTATATCAAAAATTAAATGTGCCCATAATAATTTCAGGTGGTAAAGTATTTAAATCTACAGGAACTGAATCTGAAATATCAAAAAACATATTAATTACCATGGGAATACCTGAAAATAAAATAATTATTGAAAACCAAAGTATCAACACTACAGAAAATGCTAAATATACAAAGAAAATTTTAGATAAATACAATTTGAAAAATCCCATACTAGTTACGTCAGCTTTCCATATGCCTAGAGCTGTTCTACAATTTAAAAAATTCAATACCACTGTATTACCTTTTCCAACGGATTATCAAACTAATATCAAAGGCAGCTTTGAATTAAATGATTTTGTACCTTCCAGCAATGCACTTTTAGAATTGAGTTTATCTGTAAAAGAATTTATAGGAATATTAGCATCAAAATCTTATTAA
- a CDS encoding HAD family hydrolase, giving the protein MLKAVIFDMDGVLIDSEPDHLRIHEKMLESLGIEPSSIDHSKYVGVTTNYKWSDIKSKYDLSYSVQELVDINRNNYFKYITSEDAIVEAISGVDKLVKNIHNDRLKLAVASSSPINVIETVAKCIGLEKYFDVLVSGDYVKRSKPNPDIFLYAAEKLEINPENCLVVEDSHNGSIAAKRAGMKCVGYKNINSANQDISSADLIIDSFNKVQLEELKKLFVE; this is encoded by the coding sequence ATGTTAAAAGCAGTAATTTTTGATATGGATGGTGTTCTAATTGATAGTGAACCAGATCATTTAAGAATACACGAAAAAATGCTAGAGTCTCTAGGCATAGAGCCGTCATCAATTGATCATTCAAAATATGTTGGAGTTACTACTAATTATAAATGGAGTGATATAAAGAGCAAATATGATTTGAGTTATTCTGTTCAGGAGTTAGTTGATATAAATAGAAATAATTATTTTAAATATATAACATCTGAGGATGCAATAGTAGAGGCAATATCTGGAGTTGATAAACTTGTAAAAAATATACATAATGATAGATTGAAATTAGCAGTTGCATCATCATCACCTATAAATGTAATAGAGACTGTGGCTAAATGCATTGGTCTGGAAAAATATTTTGATGTATTAGTAAGTGGAGATTATGTGAAAAGAAGTAAGCCAAATCCAGATATATTTTTATATGCAGCAGAAAAACTTGAAATAAATCCAGAAAATTGTTTAGTGGTGGAGGATTCACATAATGGTTCCATTGCTGCCAAGAGAGCAGGAATGAAATGTGTTGGATACAAAAATATTAACTCAGCAAATCAGGATATATCATCAGCAGATTTAATAATAGATTCTTTTAATAAAGTACAGCTAGAGGAGTTAAAAAAGTTGTTTGTAGAATAA
- a CDS encoding DUF503 domain-containing protein, which produces MIIGTAQIKLGANWVHSLKEKRMIVKSIIGKVKNKFNVSIAEVDNQDYHQTISLGIACVSSERKHADEMIQHVINFIEGNTEAVLEDINVEIL; this is translated from the coding sequence ATGATTATTGGTACTGCGCAAATAAAACTAGGAGCAAATTGGGTTCATTCATTAAAAGAAAAAAGAATGATTGTAAAAAGTATTATTGGAAAAGTTAAAAATAAATTTAACGTATCCATAGCAGAAGTAGATAATCAAGATTATCATCAAACTATAAGTCTGGGTATAGCCTGTGTTAGCAGTGAAAGAAAACATGCAGATGAAATGATTCAGCATGTAATAAATTTTATTGAAGGTAATACAGAAGCAGTTTTAGAAGATATAAACGTAGAGATATTGTAG
- the pfkA gene encoding 6-phosphofructokinase, translated as MKTIAVLTSGGDAPGMNAAIRAVVRTALDKGIKVMGIERGYSGLINGELFEMKRKDVADIIQRGGTILRTARCAEFMTEEGRKKAAGVLKVFGIDGLVVIGGNGSFMGAQKLSKLGIATVGIPGTIDNDLSYTDYTLGFDTTLNTVLDAINKLRDTSTSHERVSIVEVMGRDCGDIALYSGIAGGAESVVIPEKGYDFDELCKTILEGKLKGKMHSLIIVAEGIGGSIELAKKVEDITGIETRATILGHIQRGGSPSAFDRMLASKMGVRAVEVLIEGKTSIVIGIRENKITDDDIDEALAMPRKFDERLYEISEMLSR; from the coding sequence ATGAAAACGATAGCTGTATTAACTAGTGGTGGAGATGCACCTGGAATGAATGCTGCCATAAGAGCAGTAGTAAGAACTGCTCTTGATAAGGGCATTAAGGTTATGGGAATTGAAAGAGGGTATAGTGGACTAATAAATGGTGAGCTCTTTGAAATGAAAAGAAAGGATGTAGCAGATATAATTCAAAGAGGTGGTACTATTTTAAGAACTGCTCGTTGTGCTGAATTTATGACTGAGGAAGGAAGAAAGAAAGCAGCAGGTGTCTTAAAGGTATTTGGCATAGATGGACTAGTTGTTATAGGTGGAAATGGCTCATTTATGGGAGCTCAAAAACTTTCAAAGCTTGGAATTGCTACAGTTGGTATTCCTGGAACTATAGACAATGATTTGTCATATACAGATTATACATTGGGTTTTGATACTACCTTAAATACAGTATTAGATGCTATAAATAAATTAAGAGACACTTCTACTTCCCATGAAAGAGTAAGTATAGTTGAAGTAATGGGAAGAGACTGTGGTGATATTGCTCTTTATTCAGGTATAGCTGGAGGAGCAGAAAGTGTTGTAATACCTGAAAAGGGTTACGACTTTGATGAATTATGCAAAACTATTCTTGAAGGAAAATTGAAAGGAAAAATGCATAGTCTGATTATAGTTGCAGAGGGAATTGGCGGTTCAATTGAGTTGGCAAAAAAAGTTGAAGATATTACAGGTATTGAAACAAGGGCTACTATTTTAGGGCATATTCAAAGAGGTGGAAGTCCGTCAGCCTTTGATAGAATGCTTGCTTCAAAAATGGGTGTGAGAGCTGTAGAAGTTCTAATTGAAGGAAAAACATCAATAGTTATAGGAATAAGAGAAAATAAGATAACTGATGATGACATAGATGAAGCTTTAGCTATGCCAAGGAAATTTGATGAAAGACTATATGAGATATCAGAGATGCTTTCAAGGTAG
- a CDS encoding SDR family oxidoreductase has translation MNKSWLELEGKTVIVTGGASGIGKAVAQEFLDNGANVVVGDMSSEAPEFEIKENSGKVLYVKTDVTNFHSVNKMVFKAKENFGDVDILINNAGINIPRLLVDGKEPKGKYELDEAIFDKIVNVNQKGVFFCAQAVARDMLKEGRGVIINMSSESGLEGSEGQSIYAATKNAVNSFTRSWAKELGKKGIRVVGVAPGILEATGLRTIEYETALAYTRGITVEDLRAGYSKTSTTPLGRSGKLTEVADLVCYLASDRANYVHGVTYNVAGGKTRG, from the coding sequence ATGAATAAATCATGGTTGGAATTAGAAGGTAAAACAGTAATTGTTACAGGAGGAGCATCTGGAATAGGCAAAGCTGTTGCCCAAGAGTTTTTGGATAATGGAGCTAATGTAGTAGTAGGGGATATGAGCTCTGAAGCACCTGAATTTGAGATAAAGGAAAATAGTGGTAAAGTATTATATGTAAAAACAGACGTAACAAATTTTCACAGTGTGAATAAAATGGTTTTCAAAGCAAAAGAAAATTTTGGAGACGTTGATATTTTGATAAATAATGCTGGAATTAATATTCCAAGATTATTGGTAGATGGCAAAGAACCAAAGGGTAAATATGAATTAGATGAAGCTATTTTTGATAAGATTGTAAACGTTAACCAAAAGGGCGTATTCTTTTGTGCTCAAGCAGTAGCAAGAGATATGCTCAAAGAAGGAAGAGGGGTAATAATAAATATGTCTTCAGAAAGTGGACTTGAAGGGTCTGAAGGGCAAAGCATTTATGCAGCAACTAAGAATGCTGTTAATTCATTTACTAGATCCTGGGCAAAAGAATTAGGCAAAAAGGGAATAAGAGTCGTTGGTGTAGCGCCAGGAATTCTTGAGGCAACAGGTTTAAGAACAATAGAATATGAAACAGCATTAGCGTACACTCGTGGAATTACTGTAGAAGACTTAAGAGCGGGATATAGTAAAACATCTACAACACCTCTTGGAAGATCAGGAAAATTAACAGAAGTTGCAGATTTAGTTTGTTATCTTGCTTCTGACAGAGCAAATTATGTTCATGGAGTAACCTACAATGTAGCAGGGGGTAAAACTAGAGGTTAA
- a CDS encoding PTS sugar transporter subunit IIA — translation MIPIIIAAHGKLAGELLNSAEMIFGKQENIETILFVPGENTEDLKIKYREKLEHFKDSKEVLIIVDLFGGSPYNAAFEIAIINENIDILTGASLPMLLEVLSVRDGENIKIQDIIKTINDSANSYIRSCKQLQASIEEEEL, via the coding sequence ATGATACCTATTATTATAGCTGCTCATGGTAAATTGGCAGGTGAACTACTAAATTCGGCTGAAATGATTTTTGGTAAGCAGGAAAATATAGAAACAATATTATTTGTACCAGGAGAAAATACAGAAGATTTAAAAATTAAATATAGAGAGAAACTGGAACATTTTAAAGATTCAAAAGAAGTATTAATTATAGTGGATTTATTTGGTGGAAGTCCATACAATGCAGCCTTTGAAATTGCAATTATAAATGAAAATATTGACATTTTAACGGGAGCAAGTTTACCAATGTTATTAGAAGTTTTATCTGTTAGAGATGGTGAAAATATTAAAATTCAAGACATTATAAAAACTATAAATGACAGCGCAAATTCTTACATTCGTTCATGTAAACAATTACAAGCAAGTATAGAAGAGGAGGAATTATAA
- a CDS encoding mannose/fructose/sorbose PTS transporter subunit IIB: protein MIINLVRIDDRLIHGQVATVWAKEAKAERIIVCSDQVANDQIRKSLLLQVAPPGISVNVIGIDKAIRVYKNPKYENDHVFYLFTCPQDIVRMVEGGVDIKSVNIGGMAFREGKKQITKAVSVDDSDREAFKKLNDLGIELEIRTVATDSKTNIMDKL from the coding sequence ATGATAATTAATTTAGTTAGAATAGATGATAGATTAATTCATGGACAAGTTGCTACAGTATGGGCAAAGGAAGCAAAAGCAGAGAGAATAATTGTTTGCAGTGATCAGGTAGCAAATGATCAAATTAGAAAATCTTTATTACTTCAAGTAGCACCACCAGGAATCAGTGTAAATGTTATTGGGATTGATAAGGCCATACGTGTTTATAAGAATCCTAAATATGAAAATGATCATGTGTTTTATTTGTTTACATGTCCTCAAGATATTGTAAGAATGGTTGAAGGAGGGGTGGATATTAAAAGTGTCAATATCGGAGGAATGGCATTTAGAGAAGGCAAAAAACAGATAACAAAGGCTGTTTCAGTAGATGATTCAGATAGAGAAGCCTTTAAAAAATTAAATGACTTAGGAATCGAGCTGGAAATTAGAACAGTAGCCACAGATTCTAAAACTAATATTATGGATAAATTATAA
- a CDS encoding PTS mannose/fructose/sorbose transporter subunit IIC, which yields MEIGVVQVILIFIISCVVGMGSVLDSFQTHRPLIACTLIGLVLGDIKTGIILGGTLELIALGWMNIGAAQSPDSALASIISTILVIVGHQSISAGIAVALPVAAAGQVLTVFARTITVAFQHAADRYAEKGNFRGIDFCHISALVIQALRVAIPALIVSLFVSPAGVSSLLGMIPPVVTGGLQVASGFIVAVGYAMVLNMMGAKHLMPFFYLGFVVAGFTTFNLVSFGVIGAIAAVIYIQLNPKFSAPKFSGNQNVVEAAGGTKISLDDELDDELDD from the coding sequence ATGGAAATAGGTGTAGTTCAAGTTATATTGATATTTATTATATCCTGTGTTGTTGGTATGGGAAGTGTTTTAGATTCATTTCAAACCCATCGTCCGCTTATTGCATGTACGTTAATAGGGTTAGTATTAGGTGATATTAAAACTGGAATTATATTGGGTGGTACTCTGGAACTTATAGCTCTTGGATGGATGAATATAGGAGCAGCACAATCCCCAGATTCAGCTTTGGCAAGTATAATTTCTACAATATTGGTAATAGTGGGACATCAATCAATTTCAGCAGGAATAGCTGTTGCGTTACCAGTAGCAGCCGCTGGACAGGTCTTAACAGTATTTGCAAGAACTATTACAGTTGCCTTTCAGCATGCAGCAGATAGATATGCAGAAAAAGGCAATTTTAGAGGAATAGATTTCTGTCATATTTCTGCATTGGTAATTCAAGCTTTACGTGTAGCAATTCCAGCACTGATAGTTTCACTTTTCGTAAGTCCAGCAGGAGTAAGTAGTCTTTTAGGTATGATACCTCCTGTAGTTACAGGCGGTCTACAGGTAGCTAGTGGATTTATAGTAGCTGTTGGATATGCTATGGTTTTAAACATGATGGGTGCAAAACACTTAATGCCATTTTTTTATCTAGGATTTGTAGTAGCAGGCTTCACTACTTTCAATTTAGTTTCTTTTGGAGTTATAGGAGCAATAGCAGCAGTTATATATATTCAGCTAAATCCTAAGTTCTCTGCACCTAAATTTAGTGGAAATCAAAATGTTGTTGAAGCAGCTGGTGGAACAAAAATTTCATTAGATGACGAACTAGATGATGAACTGGACGATTAA
- a CDS encoding mannose/fructose/sorbose PTS transporter subunit IID produces the protein MTDKNNNEKKLTKADLINMFLRSNLQQASFNFERIHGLGFCFDMVPAIKRLYATKEERIRALKSHLVFFNVTPGLVGPILGITAAMEETKANGADIEEASINSLKVGLMGPLAGVGDPVMWGTLRPIMAALGASIALTGNLLGPLIFFIGFNLVRLALLWFGLDYGYRKGLDVVKDLAGNTLQKLTEGASILGLFVMGALVSKWTRIDVPLVVSKTTGPDGKQVITTVQNILDQLLPGLLALILTLIICKLLKKKMSPILLIFILFGVGIVGYWLGILK, from the coding sequence ATGACTGATAAAAATAATAATGAAAAGAAACTTACAAAAGCGGATCTTATAAATATGTTTTTACGTAGTAATTTACAGCAAGCATCCTTTAATTTTGAAAGAATTCATGGATTAGGTTTTTGTTTTGATATGGTTCCTGCCATAAAAAGACTATATGCTACTAAGGAGGAAAGAATAAGGGCTCTAAAGTCACATTTAGTATTCTTTAATGTTACGCCAGGACTTGTAGGACCAATTTTAGGAATAACTGCTGCAATGGAAGAAACTAAAGCTAATGGAGCAGATATAGAGGAAGCATCAATAAACAGTTTAAAAGTTGGATTGATGGGGCCTTTAGCAGGGGTAGGAGATCCTGTAATGTGGGGAACTTTACGTCCTATTATGGCGGCACTTGGAGCATCTATAGCATTAACAGGAAATTTATTGGGTCCACTTATATTCTTTATTGGATTTAATTTGGTAAGATTGGCATTGTTATGGTTTGGACTTGACTATGGATATAGGAAAGGACTGGATGTAGTAAAAGATTTGGCTGGCAATACGTTACAAAAACTAACAGAGGGTGCTTCAATTCTTGGATTATTTGTTATGGGCGCTCTAGTTTCTAAATGGACTAGAATTGATGTGCCATTGGTAGTGTCAAAAACAACTGGGCCAGATGGCAAGCAAGTAATAACAACTGTACAAAATATTTTGGATCAATTATTACCTGGTTTATTGGCATTGATACTCACATTAATAATATGTAAATTACTTAAAAAGAAAATGAGCCCAATTTTATTGATATTTATATTATTTGGTGTGGGAATAGTTGGTTATTGGTTAGGTATATTAAAGTAA